A genomic window from Winogradskyella sp. J14-2 includes:
- a CDS encoding cation:proton antiporter: MVELAGIIILGILAQWVAWKFKIPAILPLILIGLLVGPIAAEFINADGTKWIEPIWDETQKKGLFPGEGLFYFVSLAISIILFEGGLTLKRSEIKNVGPVITKLITVGAAVTFFGAAVLAHYLFGLSWDLCFLFSGLIIVTGPTVITPILRNIPLKRDVSTVLKWEGILIDPIGALVAVLVFEFISVEGEVGFTKTALIEFGKIILFGTTFGFTFAHALVFAINKKFIPHYLLNVVSLSVVLLVFIESEIFAHESGLLAVVVMGMVIGNSKLDNIKELLYFKESLSVLLISILFILLAANINYQDLMLLYRWETLALFLAVVLFIRPLAVFVSAQGSTLKTNEKMFISWVGPRGIVAAGIASLFGSKLRAAGVEGAEYITPLVFMIVLGTVLLNATTARLFARVSGVFLSKSEGILIIGASRVSRIVAQYLIDNGRHVVLVDSNQSNVNEAQKMGIEAHTENIYSETLKDNVEFNDIGYLLALTGNADINRYAVEKFGAQFGENGSFRLASKTELENSSISTEDGVFTMSDDFNNLMEVTEEYPEIHEFAVKDLDTYHNTLEIIKSDKDQIPLFLKTSKGEIHIIPSLDDDVEKEIDAKSVLVYLGKKIEASN; this comes from the coding sequence ATGGTTGAATTAGCTGGTATTATTATTCTTGGAATATTAGCGCAATGGGTAGCTTGGAAATTTAAAATACCAGCAATCCTTCCCTTGATACTTATTGGCCTTTTGGTTGGTCCAATTGCTGCCGAATTTATAAATGCTGATGGTACAAAATGGATAGAACCCATTTGGGACGAAACGCAAAAAAAAGGCTTATTCCCTGGTGAAGGTCTATTTTACTTTGTATCCTTGGCTATTAGCATTATTCTTTTTGAAGGAGGGCTAACATTAAAGCGAAGCGAAATTAAAAATGTTGGTCCTGTAATAACAAAATTAATTACTGTGGGTGCTGCAGTTACTTTTTTTGGTGCAGCTGTTTTAGCACACTATCTTTTTGGTCTTAGTTGGGATTTATGTTTTTTATTTTCAGGATTAATTATTGTTACAGGGCCAACGGTAATAACTCCTATTTTAAGAAATATACCTTTAAAGCGAGATGTTTCTACGGTTTTAAAATGGGAAGGTATTTTAATTGATCCAATTGGTGCTTTGGTTGCAGTATTGGTGTTTGAGTTTATCTCTGTTGAAGGGGAAGTTGGCTTTACAAAAACTGCACTAATAGAATTTGGCAAAATTATACTATTTGGCACCACATTCGGTTTTACTTTTGCGCACGCTTTGGTATTTGCAATTAATAAAAAGTTTATACCACATTATCTTCTCAATGTAGTGTCGCTATCAGTAGTTCTTTTAGTGTTTATTGAGTCTGAAATATTTGCCCACGAGTCTGGTTTATTGGCCGTTGTTGTCATGGGAATGGTAATAGGAAACAGCAAACTAGACAATATTAAAGAGTTACTTTACTTTAAAGAGTCGCTTAGTGTATTATTAATTTCCATATTATTTATACTCTTGGCTGCAAATATTAACTACCAAGATTTAATGCTATTGTATAGGTGGGAAACTCTTGCTCTTTTTTTAGCAGTGGTACTTTTTATAAGACCTTTGGCAGTATTTGTAAGTGCTCAAGGCTCAACATTAAAAACTAATGAAAAAATGTTTATTAGCTGGGTTGGTCCTCGTGGTATAGTTGCTGCTGGTATTGCCTCTCTTTTTGGCAGTAAGTTAAGAGCAGCAGGAGTTGAAGGGGCTGAGTACATTACTCCCTTAGTATTTATGATCGTTTTAGGGACAGTATTACTAAATGCAACCACAGCACGTTTGTTTGCAAGAGTATCTGGTGTTTTCTTGTCAAAATCCGAAGGTATTTTAATTATAGGCGCATCTAGAGTTTCTCGCATTGTTGCTCAATATCTCATAGACAACGGAAGGCACGTGGTTTTGGTAGATAGTAACCAAAGTAATGTTAATGAAGCTCAAAAAATGGGAATAGAGGCGCATACTGAAAATATTTACTCAGAAACATTAAAAGATAATGTAGAGTTTAATGATATAGGATACCTTTTAGCTCTTACAGGAAACGCAGATATTAACCGATACGCAGTAGAAAAATTTGGAGCCCAATTCGGTGAAAATGGCTCATTTAGGCTTGCATCTAAAACAGAATTAGAAAACAGCTCTATTTCAACAGAAGACGGTGTGTTTACCATGTCTGATGATTTTAATAATCTTATGGAAGTTACAGAAGAGTACCCAGAAATACATGAGTTTGCAGTTAAAGACCTAGATACTTATCACAATACATTAGAGATTATTAAATCTGATAAAGATCAAATTCCGTTATTCCTTAAAACCAGTAAGGGTGAAATACATATAATTCCTTCATTAGATGATGATGTAGAAAAGGAAATAGACGCTAAAAGCGTACTGGTTTATCTCGGTAAAAAAATAGAAGCCTCTAACTAA
- a CDS encoding succinylglutamate desuccinylase/aspartoacylase family protein codes for MNVNLQEHIKTLEASNRIFHHIKGIQSGATVIFFAGIHGNEFAGVNALNAIMPQLNEETIRGEIFGVYGNIKALKANKRFIDLDLNRLWTTKQLEQLETEKNPENELQEQIGVFQFIKGVLASTDNPIYFIDLHTTSSKTLPFITINDALINRKFSACFNIPVVLGIEEYLEGPLLSYLNTLGYVSLGFEAGQHNDPQAIKSCEAFVYLVLSHTSNLINPDSEKINVYKNELESASKSIDSIFEVVYKYHIEPEENFKMYQGFESFQSIKKGTILARSNGRDIRSTYSAKLFMPLYQKSGKDGFFIIKTIPRFFLKLSELLRLVKADHALTFLPGITWHNKQKGILKANLKVARFLAKSIFHLFGYRNKQMDENHLLLYNRERVAKRAMYKNEKWY; via the coding sequence ATGAACGTTAACCTACAAGAACATATCAAAACATTGGAAGCTTCAAACCGCATTTTTCATCATATAAAAGGAATTCAATCCGGTGCAACAGTCATTTTTTTTGCTGGTATTCATGGTAATGAGTTTGCTGGAGTTAATGCGCTAAACGCTATAATGCCACAACTGAATGAAGAAACTATTAGAGGAGAAATATTTGGTGTTTATGGTAATATAAAAGCACTTAAAGCCAACAAGCGATTCATAGACTTAGACTTAAACAGATTATGGACAACTAAACAACTTGAGCAATTAGAAACGGAAAAGAATCCCGAAAACGAGCTCCAAGAGCAAATAGGTGTATTTCAGTTTATAAAAGGTGTTTTAGCTTCTACAGATAATCCAATTTATTTTATTGACCTTCACACCACATCCAGCAAAACCTTACCGTTTATAACCATTAATGACGCTCTAATCAATCGTAAATTTTCAGCCTGCTTTAATATACCTGTAGTACTTGGTATTGAAGAATATTTAGAAGGGCCTCTTTTAAGTTATCTAAACACGCTTGGTTATGTGTCTCTAGGTTTTGAGGCTGGGCAGCATAACGATCCTCAAGCAATAAAAAGTTGCGAGGCTTTTGTTTATTTGGTTTTGAGTCATACCAGCAACCTTATAAATCCAGATAGCGAAAAGATAAATGTGTATAAAAATGAATTAGAAAGTGCTTCAAAATCTATAGACTCTATTTTTGAAGTTGTTTATAAATACCATATAGAGCCAGAGGAAAACTTTAAGATGTATCAAGGATTTGAAAGCTTTCAATCTATAAAAAAAGGAACCATTTTGGCTCGCTCTAACGGTAGGGACATTCGTTCAACTTATTCAGCTAAACTGTTTATGCCACTATATCAAAAATCAGGAAAGGACGGCTTCTTTATTATTAAAACAATACCAAGATTCTTTCTAAAATTATCAGAACTTCTAAGACTAGTAAAAGCAGATCATGCGTTAACTTTTTTACCTGGTATTACCTGGCACAATAAGCAAAAAGGAATCTTAAAGGCCAATCTAAAAGTTGCTCGGTTTTTAGCAAAATCTATATTTCATCTTTTTGGTTACAGAAACAAACAAATGGACGAAAATCACCTCTTATTATACAACAGAGAGCGTGTAGCTAAAAGGGCCATGTATAAGAATGAAAAGTGGTATTAA
- a CDS encoding S8 family peptidase, protein MKFNIKPLAYLFVSSALFMGCGGTADILSTPVENIDTSPLKVTELTEAEKKNWGHLDLERDTIPGMAVDRAYEEIIKGKKGKKVIVAVIDSGIDIDHEDLDDVIWTNKDEIPNNGKDDDKNGYIDDIHGWNFLGDAYDEQLEYVRMIAAKDTSNPRYDEAVALQASEYEKWLGRKTQYDQIYQRVVSADETLAKATGKEDYTKEDVNAIDSQDEAVQQAKGMAQYMYSNGLESMADAKKEIKEALESINERLNYNLNINFSGRTTKDDINDLTDVGYGNGNVKHVKKSESHGTHVAGIIAAERNNGLGANGVANNVEIMALRVVPNGDEYDKDVALSIRYAVDNGAKVINGSFGKSFSPHSEWVRDAIKYAADNDVVFVHAAGNDSNNVDVEPNFPDDNVNFVEVADNYIRVGSLTQNYGSKMVSGFSNYGKQNVDVFAPGSSVYSTTPENEYDFKGGTSMAAPGVAGIAALIRSQYPKLTAAQVKQVILDSGLPLTTKVIVGGDANNVKPFADLSKSGKIVNAYNALIMASKIK, encoded by the coding sequence ATGAAATTTAACATTAAACCATTAGCGTACCTATTTGTTTCTTCAGCACTCTTTATGGGTTGTGGTGGTACAGCAGATATTTTATCTACACCAGTAGAAAATATAGATACGTCTCCACTAAAAGTTACAGAATTAACCGAAGCCGAAAAGAAAAATTGGGGCCATTTAGATCTAGAAAGAGATACCATTCCTGGTATGGCTGTAGACAGAGCTTACGAAGAAATAATTAAAGGCAAAAAGGGTAAAAAAGTAATCGTTGCCGTAATTGATTCTGGTATAGATATCGATCACGAAGACTTAGATGATGTTATCTGGACTAATAAAGATGAAATACCAAATAACGGAAAAGACGACGATAAAAATGGTTACATAGACGATATTCATGGTTGGAATTTTTTAGGTGATGCCTACGACGAACAATTAGAATATGTGCGTATGATTGCTGCCAAAGATACTTCAAACCCAAGATATGATGAGGCTGTAGCACTACAAGCGTCCGAATACGAAAAGTGGTTGGGTCGTAAGACGCAGTACGATCAAATTTACCAAAGAGTAGTTTCTGCTGATGAAACTTTAGCTAAAGCCACAGGTAAAGAAGATTACACAAAAGAAGATGTTAATGCAATAGATTCTCAAGATGAAGCTGTACAACAAGCAAAAGGTATGGCGCAGTACATGTATAGTAACGGTTTAGAGTCTATGGCAGATGCCAAAAAAGAAATTAAAGAAGCATTAGAGTCTATCAATGAGCGTTTAAACTATAACTTAAACATCAATTTTTCTGGTAGAACAACTAAAGATGATATTAATGATTTAACTGATGTAGGTTACGGAAACGGAAACGTAAAGCATGTAAAAAAATCTGAGTCTCATGGTACACACGTTGCTGGTATTATTGCGGCTGAACGTAACAATGGTTTAGGTGCAAACGGTGTGGCTAACAATGTTGAGATTATGGCGCTACGCGTTGTACCTAATGGAGATGAGTACGACAAAGATGTGGCGCTATCCATACGCTATGCTGTAGATAACGGAGCTAAAGTTATTAACGGTAGTTTTGGTAAATCTTTTTCACCTCATAGCGAATGGGTAAGAGATGCTATAAAATACGCGGCAGATAATGATGTTGTTTTTGTGCATGCTGCTGGTAATGATAGTAACAATGTTGATGTAGAGCCAAACTTTCCCGACGATAACGTAAACTTTGTTGAAGTTGCTGATAACTACATAAGAGTTGGGTCTTTAACGCAAAACTACGGTTCTAAAATGGTGTCTGGTTTTTCTAATTACGGAAAGCAAAATGTAGATGTTTTTGCACCTGGTTCTTCTGTATACTCAACCACACCAGAAAACGAGTACGACTTTAAAGGAGGTACATCTATGGCTGCACCAGGTGTTGCTGGTATTGCTGCTTTAATTCGTTCGCAATATCCAAAATTAACTGCTGCTCAGGTTAAGCAAGTTATCTTAGATTCTGGGTTACCTTTAACTACTAAAGTTATTGTTGGTGGTGATGCTAATAACGTAAAACCTTTTGCAGATTTATCTAAATCTGGAAAAATTGTTAATGCCTACAATGCACTAATAATGGCTTCAAAAATAAAATAA
- the rnpA gene encoding ribonuclease P protein component: protein MQFNYGKKDKLKSKKSIERLFNEGKSVTVYPLKLIFLQTEFEDNSILKTGVSVSKRLHKTAVARNKIKRLLREAYRLNKPLYFNNSSTSYAFMILYLSKDGTTFDDIDNKMKLLFEKFLNKTRKNEEPTT, encoded by the coding sequence ATGCAGTTTAATTACGGAAAAAAAGACAAACTAAAAAGTAAAAAAAGCATCGAACGATTGTTTAATGAAGGTAAGTCCGTAACAGTCTATCCTTTAAAACTCATTTTTCTACAAACAGAATTTGAAGACAACAGTATTTTAAAAACAGGTGTATCTGTAAGCAAGCGCCTTCATAAAACAGCTGTAGCAAGGAATAAAATAAAACGTTTACTTAGAGAAGCCTACAGGCTTAATAAGCCTTTATATTTTAACAATAGTTCAACATCTTATGCGTTTATGATATTGTATCTTAGTAAGGATGGAACAACTTTTGATGACATAGATAACAAAATGAAATTGTTATTTGAGAAATTCTTAAATAAAACAAGAAAAAATGAAGAACCTACTACATAA
- a CDS encoding MBL fold metallo-hydrolase yields MKLYPINAGNFKLDGGAMFGVVPKSLWQRTNPADNNNMIDIAARCLLIEDGNRLILIDTGMGNKQSDKFYGYYFPWGDDTIDKSLSKYGFHRDDITDVFMTHLHFDHCGGSIKWNNDRTGYEPAFKNAHFWSNVAHWKWATEPNRREKASFLKENIIPMEDSGQLKFTALPEDKILKNSELGFNIFFADGHTDKQMIPMINYKGKTICFMADLLPTAGHLPLPFVMGYDTRPLLTLDEKELFLNMAADKNFYLFLEHDAHNEIITVKHTEKGVRLNENYTCKELFN; encoded by the coding sequence ATGAAATTATATCCTATAAACGCTGGCAATTTTAAACTCGATGGTGGCGCTATGTTTGGTGTAGTACCAAAATCGCTTTGGCAACGTACCAATCCTGCTGATAACAATAACATGATTGATATTGCTGCGCGCTGCTTGTTAATTGAAGATGGCAATCGATTGATATTGATAGATACAGGAATGGGCAATAAGCAAAGCGATAAATTCTATGGCTATTATTTTCCCTGGGGAGACGATACCATTGATAAATCATTGTCAAAATACGGTTTCCATAGAGATGACATAACAGACGTCTTTATGACGCATTTACATTTTGATCATTGTGGTGGTAGCATTAAATGGAATAATGACCGAACAGGTTACGAGCCAGCTTTTAAAAACGCTCATTTTTGGAGTAATGTAGCTCATTGGAAATGGGCAACGGAACCAAACCGAAGAGAAAAGGCTTCGTTTTTAAAAGAAAATATAATACCAATGGAAGATAGTGGACAATTAAAGTTTACAGCACTACCTGAAGATAAGATTTTAAAAAACTCCGAATTAGGATTTAATATTTTCTTTGCAGATGGCCATACAGACAAGCAAATGATTCCTATGATTAACTATAAAGGAAAAACCATTTGTTTTATGGCAGACCTATTACCCACAGCTGGTCATTTACCTTTACCATTTGTAATGGGTTACGATACCAGGCCATTACTAACCTTAGATGAAAAAGAGCTGTTTTTAAATATGGCGGCAGATAAAAATTTTTACCTCTTTTTAGAGCACGACGCACACAATGAAATTATAACTGTAAAACACACTGAAAAAGGTGTTAGACTCAATGAAAACTATACTTGTAAAGAACTATTTAATTAA
- a CDS encoding CBS domain-containing protein, whose protein sequence is MGRLDVKQLKSPKDKALYIRHLIRDLEALDMILKQDLIEKEPIRIGAEQEFCITNNQFFPNNNNIEVLEAINDDHFTTEIGKYNLEINSDPLLLKDNCFSLLQQQLEDLLKKAKKGAKASNSKVVLTGILPTLRLKHIGENYMTDRPRYHVLNNSLKSSRREHFNIHIKGVDELNLIHDCVMLEACNTSFQTHLQINPDEFVDKYNWAQAIAGPVLSICTNSPILFGRELWAETRIALFTQSIDTRRNSFIHHEKESRVSFGVDWERGTVTDIFRDHISRFRSLLTSNEHDDSLEKLEQGEIPKLRALQLHNGTVYKWNRVCYGVGEGKPHLRIECRYIPAGPTLTDEIANMVFWVGLMLGQSEAYNKVHEKMDFKDVKNNFFKAARNGMETQFKWNNKRISAQDLILNELLPMAIKGLEKVNISSEDVSKYLSVIEARAKSHTGAQWMVDNYRNLQKTKTNFEALQNITAYMYKHQLDEKTVDQWNIFNPDDNLKIDVSRIVKHNMNTKILLVDQNDSLELVSSIMQWKNIHHLPVINKKKALTGLLTWTDLIKLGDKDLGLRVKDVMTTGLITITQEAPLNKAKDLMQKHKINCLPVVRNKELLGIITSSDF, encoded by the coding sequence ATGGGACGTTTAGACGTAAAACAACTTAAAAGCCCTAAGGATAAAGCGTTATATATTCGGCATCTTATAAGAGATTTAGAGGCTTTAGATATGATACTAAAACAAGATTTGATTGAGAAAGAACCTATTAGAATTGGCGCAGAACAAGAGTTTTGTATTACAAACAACCAATTTTTTCCCAACAACAATAATATTGAAGTTTTAGAAGCTATTAACGACGATCACTTTACTACAGAAATAGGAAAATACAATCTCGAAATTAACTCAGACCCATTACTACTAAAAGACAATTGTTTTTCACTTCTACAACAACAGCTTGAGGATTTACTCAAGAAAGCAAAAAAGGGTGCTAAAGCAAGTAACTCTAAAGTTGTATTGACAGGTATTTTGCCAACCTTAAGATTGAAGCATATCGGTGAAAATTACATGACGGATAGACCTAGATATCACGTGTTAAATAATTCGTTAAAATCTTCTAGACGCGAACATTTTAATATTCACATCAAAGGTGTTGATGAGCTTAATTTAATTCATGATTGTGTAATGTTAGAGGCTTGTAATACAAGTTTTCAAACCCATTTACAGATCAATCCAGATGAGTTTGTAGATAAGTATAATTGGGCACAAGCGATAGCAGGACCTGTGCTTAGCATATGTACAAATTCTCCTATTCTTTTTGGTAGAGAATTGTGGGCAGAAACACGTATTGCCTTGTTTACACAAAGTATTGATACCAGAAGAAATTCATTTATACATCATGAGAAAGAGTCGCGCGTTAGTTTTGGTGTCGATTGGGAAAGAGGCACTGTAACAGATATTTTTAGAGATCATATTTCGCGGTTTAGAAGTTTGCTAACCTCAAATGAGCACGATGATAGCTTAGAAAAATTAGAACAAGGAGAGATACCAAAACTTAGAGCATTACAGCTACACAACGGAACCGTTTATAAATGGAACCGCGTTTGTTATGGAGTAGGCGAGGGAAAACCACACTTAAGGATAGAGTGTCGTTATATTCCTGCCGGACCAACACTAACAGATGAGATTGCCAATATGGTATTTTGGGTTGGCTTAATGCTTGGTCAATCAGAAGCATACAACAAGGTTCATGAAAAGATGGATTTTAAAGATGTAAAAAACAATTTCTTTAAGGCGGCTCGTAATGGCATGGAAACACAATTTAAGTGGAATAACAAACGCATTTCAGCCCAAGACCTTATTTTGAATGAGCTTTTACCAATGGCTATAAAAGGTTTGGAAAAAGTAAATATTTCTTCTGAAGATGTTTCAAAATATCTATCTGTAATTGAAGCTCGAGCAAAATCACATACAGGTGCACAATGGATGGTGGATAATTATAGAAATCTTCAAAAAACAAAAACTAATTTCGAAGCGCTTCAGAATATAACAGCATATATGTATAAGCATCAGCTTGACGAGAAAACAGTTGATCAGTGGAATATTTTTAACCCAGACGATAATCTAAAAATTGATGTCAGTCGAATCGTAAAACACAACATGAATACTAAAATACTACTCGTAGACCAAAATGATAGCCTAGAATTAGTGAGTAGTATAATGCAATGGAAAAATATTCACCATTTACCAGTTATAAACAAAAAGAAAGCGCTCACAGGATTATTAACTTGGACAGATTTAATAAAGCTTGGCGATAAAGATTTAGGCCTAAGGGTTAAGGATGTTATGACTACTGGTTTAATCACCATAACTCAAGAAGCACCACTAAATAAAGCAAAAGACTTAATGCAAAAACATAAAATTAATTGTTTACCTGTAGTTAGAAATAAGGAGCTACTAGGTATTATAACTTCAAGTGATTTTTGA
- a CDS encoding M1 family metallopeptidase: protein MKKLLLNLSVFAIILSCGATENPVKNTSKSTVSTSSYGYWQQHVDYAMEIDMDVETFQYQGKQRLVYTNNSPDVLNRVYYHLYFNAFQPGSEMDIRSRTIADPDPRVGDRISKLQPNEIGYIKVNSLKQNGKDIAHETVGTVLEVKLSQPIQPGESVTFDMDFDGQVPLQIRRSGRNNKEGVALSMTQWYPKLAEYDDEGWHADPYIGREFHGVWGDFDVKLTIDKDYVVGGTGYIQSETKAKKGKKTVHFKAPKVHDFTWAADPDFIHDTFEMENGPTLHFYYKKDLEPKYIENWKKLQPDTAKLMTYFSENIGEYPYDQYSVIQGGDGGMEYAMCTLITGKRSYGSLLGVTAHEMAHTWFQFLLATNEAKHEWMDEGFTSYISTLAENEFGSSKSDNPLSGSYRGYIGLANSGYEQPLTTHADRYKYNQVYGAAAYSKGAVFIAQLGYVIGEENLKKTIKKYFEDFSFKHPKPMDFVRTAERVTDFELDWYLIDFAQTTNTVDYGVKSVEGNTITLERIGLMPMPIDLSVTYTDGSTEEFYIPLQMMRGEKPTSATIISDWAWAMPTYSFNTKKTVKSVEIDASKLMADVNRENNTLTVE from the coding sequence ATGAAAAAATTACTTCTAAACCTTTCTGTTTTTGCTATAATACTATCGTGTGGAGCCACAGAAAATCCAGTAAAAAACACATCAAAATCTACTGTTAGCACTTCTTCTTATGGTTATTGGCAACAACACGTAGACTATGCTATGGAAATTGATATGGATGTTGAGACGTTTCAATATCAAGGTAAGCAAAGATTAGTATACACCAATAATTCACCAGATGTACTCAATCGTGTGTATTACCATTTGTATTTCAACGCGTTTCAGCCAGGAAGTGAAATGGATATTAGGTCTAGAACCATAGCTGACCCAGACCCTAGAGTTGGTGATAGAATAAGTAAACTTCAACCCAACGAAATAGGTTATATAAAAGTAAACTCATTAAAACAAAATGGTAAAGACATCGCTCACGAAACTGTAGGTACAGTACTTGAGGTAAAACTTAGTCAACCTATTCAACCAGGCGAAAGTGTAACCTTTGATATGGATTTTGATGGCCAGGTACCTTTACAGATTCGTCGGTCTGGTAGAAATAATAAAGAAGGTGTTGCACTTTCTATGACACAATGGTATCCTAAATTAGCAGAATATGATGATGAAGGTTGGCATGCAGATCCTTACATAGGAAGAGAGTTTCATGGTGTTTGGGGAGATTTCGATGTAAAATTAACCATAGACAAAGATTATGTAGTTGGTGGCACAGGTTACATTCAAAGTGAAACAAAAGCCAAAAAAGGCAAGAAAACTGTTCATTTTAAAGCTCCAAAAGTTCATGATTTTACTTGGGCCGCAGATCCGGATTTTATTCATGATACGTTTGAAATGGAAAATGGGCCAACACTTCATTTTTACTACAAAAAAGACCTAGAGCCTAAGTACATAGAAAACTGGAAAAAGCTTCAACCAGATACTGCAAAATTAATGACTTATTTTAGTGAAAATATAGGCGAATATCCTTACGATCAGTACTCAGTAATACAAGGAGGAGATGGCGGAATGGAGTATGCCATGTGTACGTTAATTACAGGAAAAAGATCTTATGGCAGTTTACTTGGAGTCACAGCCCATGAAATGGCACACACATGGTTTCAGTTTTTATTAGCAACTAACGAAGCTAAGCACGAATGGATGGATGAAGGTTTTACCAGCTACATTTCTACATTAGCAGAAAACGAATTTGGATCTAGTAAAAGTGATAATCCTTTAAGCGGATCTTACAGAGGTTATATTGGGCTTGCTAACTCTGGTTATGAGCAACCGCTAACTACACACGCAGATCGTTATAAATACAACCAAGTATATGGTGCTGCTGCATATAGTAAAGGTGCTGTTTTTATAGCACAATTAGGTTATGTTATTGGAGAAGAAAACCTAAAGAAAACCATAAAAAAGTACTTTGAGGATTTTTCATTTAAGCACCCTAAACCAATGGACTTTGTACGTACTGCAGAACGTGTTACAGATTTTGAGCTAGACTGGTATCTTATTGATTTTGCACAAACTACAAATACAGTAGATTATGGAGTTAAATCTGTAGAAGGCAATACAATTACCCTAGAGCGTATCGGCTTAATGCCAATGCCAATAGATCTTTCTGTAACTTACACAGATGGTTCTACCGAAGAATTTTACATTCCGTTACAAATGATGCGTGGCGAAAAACCAACATCAGCAACTATAATAAGTGACTGGGCTTGGGCAATGCCTACTTATTCATTTAATACAAAGAAAACCGTTAAATCTGTGGAAATTGATGCTTCTAAATTAATGGCAGATGTTAACCGTGAAAACAACACACTTACTGTAGAGTAA